Within the Armatimonadota bacterium genome, the region CCGGCGCCTGCCCCTGTGCCGTCCCCGCCCGGTGTGAGCATCAGCGGCGCCGTCCTCGTCCTCAGGAGCGAGGGCCGGCGGCAGGCGGAAGTCCATGCCGGCCAGGCGGACGTGAGCGCCGACGGCCAGTTCACGCGCTTCCGGGGTGTTCGCCAGGCCGATCTCTACCGCGATAGCGCCCCAGCCCTTCGCCTGCGCGCCGGAGAAATCGTGCTCGACCGCGCCACGGGCGACTTCACGGTGCTGGGGGACGTCGAGGTCGCCATCCTCCGGGGGGATGCGGTCTCCTCCGCGCTCGGCACAGACGGCGTATCCTCGACACCCGATTCGGCCGCGCCGCGGCGTTCTGCGGGCTCCTCCGCGGGCAGTACGCCGCCAGTCGAGACCGGTCGCCTTCAGGCCGAGCGGGTGCGGTACGATACTCGTTCCCGGGTTTTCGTTGCCGAAGGACACGTCCGTCTCACTGTCGGCGAGGTGGAGATCCGGGCGGATCAGCTGCGGCTTGACCAGCGGGCCCAGGTGGCGACGGCTCACGGGCAGGTCGTGGTGCAACAACCCGGCGCCCGACTGACCGCCGACAGCGTCCGGTACGAAATCCGCTCCCGGACGGCCGAGGCCGAGGGGCATGTAGTGCTGGCGCAAGGGGATCTGGTGCTGCGCGCGGGTCGCATGCGTTTCGACCTGGCCACGCGCATGACTCAGGCGTCGGCCGGGGTCACGGTGACCCAGAAGGGTCTGGAGGTTCAGGCCCCGTCGCTGGTCCACGACGGCCGGACCGACCAGGTGACGGCAGAAGGCGGGGTGCGTCTGAGTCGGGGCGGGAGCATCCTCACGGGGGAACGGCTGGCTGCTAGCCTGCGCGTCCTGCGTGCGGAGGTCAGCGGGGGGGCCCGTCTGGTCCGGCCGGCGATGCCTGCCGAGGGCGACGATCCAGCTGCGGACACGCTGACCCGCGAGGAGACCATCATTACGGCCGAGCGGATACGCTTTCGCTGGGACGCCCCGGAGGCCGAAGCCCTCGGCGGAGTTGAGGTGCGTCAGCGCGACCGGACGGCCCGCGCAGCCCGCGGCTACTACAACGAAGCGGACGGGCGGCTCGTGCTGGAAGGCGAGGTGGTGGTGGACGGTCTGACCGGAGACCTGTTCCTGTCGGAGGGCGAGCGGCCGGCCGACGGGGAGACGCGCCGGACGATGGCCATGCCGGCCCGCGTGGCGTGCGACCGGCTGACCCTCTTCCTCCGGTCTCGGGACATGGAGGCCGAAGGACGGGTGCGGGTGACCCAGGGCGCCCGGCAGGCGACCGGCGACCGCGCCCGCTACACCCACCGCGGCCGGAGCGTGGTGGTGATGGGGAGCGTGCACATGCAGGACGAGGATGGCAACCGGCTGCGCGCGGACCGCGTCATCATCGCGCTGCAGGAAGAGGCGTTCGAGGCTTTCGGCAACGTGCAGACGGAGTTCAAGGTCCGGCGCGGTCCGTAGCCCATCCATGCGCTCGCCCGGCGTTCGTGCGGCCGCGCTCGTGCTGGGGCTGCTCGTCCTTCTGCCGTCGGTCGCCGTGCCGGCGCCGGAGACCGGGTTTTCGCCCTCCCCCACGTTCCTCCCCGCGCCGACGGACGTCTCCGGGGAGGTGCCGGTGTTGATCCGCGCCGATGCCTTTCGCTACGATCGACGCACCCGCGTCCTGGTGGCCACTGGAAACGTCGTGCTCACCTTCGAGGATGTGACCATCGACGCCCATGCGCTTGTCGCCAACCTGGAGACGGGGGAGGTGACGGCGGAGGGCCACGTCCGTTTGCGCGTCGGCGCCCAGGAGGCCACCGCGGAACTGTTGACCTACAACCTGCGCACCCGCCTGGGCGTTCTACATCAGGCCCGCGCCCGGGTGACCAGCCCGATGGTGCTCGGGCCCGTCCACCTGCGCGCACAGCGGCTGGAGGGAGTGCTCGACCGCACCGTCTCCATCCGGGAAGGCTTCGTCACCACCTGCGACCCGGACGTTCCCCTGGTCTTTCTGACCGCCGACGAAATCGCGGTCTTTCTCAATGACAAGGTGGTGGGCCGCCGTGCGTCGCTGTGGATCGCCGGCCAGCGGGTTGTGACGCTGCCGTCGTTCATCATCTTCCTGCGCGAGAGGCAGGCGACGCGCTTTTTCCCCGTCGTCGGCTACAGCCCGGTGGAGGGATGGTTCGTGAAGACGCACACCACGTACTTTCTCAATGAAGGACACTGGGGATTTGTCCTCGCGGACTACATGGAGCGACTGGGAACCGGCCTGGGTGTCGAGCACGCCTATCGTCTGAGCGGCGGGCGCGGACAGGGGACCGCCCTCGTCTACCGCCTGGCCAACCGCCAGACCGGCGGGACCGACTGGCGGGTGGTCGTCAACCACGCCCAGGACCTGGCACCCGCCCTGCGGCTGAACCTCTTCGGGGACTACACGCATCGAGCGCCGGGCGGGACACCGTCCCCGCCCGCCACCAGCGACCTCTTCACCGCCCTCGACCTCAGCCACCGCACTACCGGCGCGACAACGTTCCTCTACGCGACCTACAGCAGCACCTCCGTCGGCCCGGCTCAAGGCCTGACCGGGACCCTGGTCCACAGCCAGGCCCTTTCGCCGGAGATGAGCGGCGAGGCTGT harbors:
- a CDS encoding LptA/OstA family protein, whose translation is MSADGQFTRFRGVRQADLYRDSAPALRLRAGEIVLDRATGDFTVLGDVEVAILRGDAVSSALGTDGVSSTPDSAAPRRSAGSSAGSTPPVETGRLQAERVRYDTRSRVFVAEGHVRLTVGEVEIRADQLRLDQRAQVATAHGQVVVQQPGARLTADSVRYEIRSRTAEAEGHVVLAQGDLVLRAGRMRFDLATRMTQASAGVTVTQKGLEVQAPSLVHDGRTDQVTAEGGVRLSRGGSILTGERLAASLRVLRAEVSGGARLVRPAMPAEGDDPAADTLTREETIITAERIRFRWDAPEAEALGGVEVRQRDRTARAARGYYNEADGRLVLEGEVVVDGLTGDLFLSEGERPADGETRRTMAMPARVACDRLTLFLRSRDMEAEGRVRVTQGARQATGDRARYTHRGRSVVVMGSVHMQDEDGNRLRADRVIIALQEEAFEAFGNVQTEFKVRRGP
- a CDS encoding LptA/OstA family protein; translation: MRSPGVRAAALVLGLLVLLPSVAVPAPETGFSPSPTFLPAPTDVSGEVPVLIRADAFRYDRRTRVLVATGNVVLTFEDVTIDAHALVANLETGEVTAEGHVRLRVGAQEATAELLTYNLRTRLGVLHQARARVTSPMVLGPVHLRAQRLEGVLDRTVSIREGFVTTCDPDVPLVFLTADEIAVFLNDKVVGRRASLWIAGQRVVTLPSFIIFLRERQATRFFPVVGYSPVEGWFVKTHTTYFLNEGHWGFVLADYMERLGTGLGVEHAYRLSGGRGQGTALVYRLANRQTGGTDWRVVVNHAQDLAPALRLNLFGDYTHRAPGGTPSPPATSDLFTALDLSHRTTGATTFLYATYSSTSVGPAQGLTGTLVHSQALSPEMSGEAVLTFTRAAGTAGVDDELLPRLVLRHFRPGFSASLVAETRWDLDGDVFPADQHYTLERLPELTVTLAPFALGRSPFVLQVEGGLGRFREQNVTPSSLTDAVRADALLTLSGPVPAGGGTLFLRAFGRASWYTTGDLRLFTGGRAEYVRPLGPTLELRGAYTTQEVAGQSPFLFDQIAGPLSIGEASLTYRAPGLFVRALATYDFLTRQPGSVVAQAVALPRPEWTVALAASYSPMLGRLERAEASLDLRLSPQWQVQYLGLYDGFTGQVFHDRLTVTRVFCDCLAVSLSYLGVRGEIWLEAWLTAIPWGRGRIGLGQSGLLFDQPLAFPGSP